The sequence AATGCCCTCATTTTTTACAGAACTGGGTTAATTAGCTGAAGTTTGTCATTGACATTTCAGGCCCAGGATGCTCATCAATTGGCTACGGTGAAGCAGAAGAGTTAGGGCCTTTCTTCACACAGAAAAATAAGCCAGAGCTCAAGTTCAACAATTTCTCATGGAATAAAGGTAAAGAGGAAAATTAAAAAGATTGCTGAATTTATTGGATAAAAAGTTACTTACATTTTGATTTAAGTTTTGTTGAGCATAAGTACTTGTCAGACCTTCATCAAAGAATTAGAAATCAAAATCTCTTCGTAGTACTAATAATTGtgtatattaatattaatatttccaGCTGCAAACTTATTGTTCTTGGAATCCCCCGTTGGTGTTGGATTTTCATACACAAACACCTCTAGTGATATCACTGAGCTTGGAGACACTGTTACAGGTAAAGAATTAGTTATTCTACgaatttaatttgattttttcctcacaaATGCTAACTTCTTAAATTTATCTCTGCTCCTTATTTATCAGCCCAAGATTCATATAAATTTCTGGTCAATTGGTTTCGACGATTTCCACAGTTCAAGTCCCATGAATTCTACATTGCTGGTGAAAGCTACGctggtaaagaaaaaaaaactcaaacACCCAACACACAACATGTGGATTATCTCTTTTTGtcaacttatttcctttttgtatATAATCAACTCATCATATATTTGGCTAACGATTCATTTTTTCAGGGCACTATGTTCCCCAGCTAGCAGAGCAGATCTTCGACAACAATAAAAAAGTCATAAAAGAGGACTACATAAATTTCAAAGGATTTATGGTACGTTTTTACCAACTCCATCTCGACCATTACTGCAGCAAATTAACATCTTATAGTCAGAGGCGGATTTAGAATCATTTACGAAAGTTTAGCTGAACTTATCATCTGAAATACatacatataataaaatcaaattcCTTATAAGCTCATTGACTTTAGATTTTGAATTCACCTCTATTAATATGTAATGACACAATAAGAGATGCTCTCATTTATCAAAAACGTTATTACGATGAGTtacgaaaaaatgaaaaattgcagGTAGGGAATGCATTGATGGACGACGAGACAGACCAAAAGGGAATGATAGAGTATGCATGGGATCATGCGGTGATATCAGATCATTTGTACCATTCCATTAAGAGAGTTTGCAATTTCAGCTTGGAACATCCTGGCGATGACTGCGACGATCTTCTTAATCAGTATTTTGATGTTTACAAAATCGTAGACATGTACAGCCTTTACGCCCCTAAATGTGTTAACAGCAACTTCAGTACCACACCCCTTCCAACTATTCCTGGAGTTGCCCCCAAGTCCTTCTCCAGAATTGTAAGTCCGTACTCGATATTTATATCAAGCCTAAGTTTAGCATGAGGAgggaattttttatttatttttattttctggcCTAAAGATTCAAAATTGTAACATGCAGGAAGGATGGCACAAAAGACCAACAGGCTACGATCCTTGTCTGTCTGATTACACAGAAATGTACATGAATAGACCAGATGTTCAAGCTGCACTCCATGCAAATGTCACCAAAATTCCTTATCGATGGACTCATTGCAGGTCAGCAATGCCCTTTgttattttaacttctttttattGGAGTATATTTCGTTTTCGAAAAATCACTTGTCATTTCTGTGTAATATGTTTAACTTTAATTTGCTTGTTAACTGGAACTAGTTACCTGAAAATTACATAGACAGTGTAGGTAAAAATTTCCGTGTATATTAGGTTTATTATCTTATATGTAACTAATAATCTTCTTATTTTGCAGCGACAATATTACGTTTTGGAGTGACGCACCATCTTCTATGCTTCCTATCATCAAGAAACTTATCGATGGTGGTCTGCGCGTTTGGGTGTATAGGTAAGTGATAATAGATGCATGTAATTTTCTTTTGAAGATTTTCAattgagggaaaaagagtaaaagACCAATATTTAATAATCCTAAAATTCtatatctatttatttttatcagTGGAGATACCGATGGTAGAATCCCAGTCACTGCTACAAGATTAACTTTGAGAAAACTTGGATTGAAAATCAATGAAGATTGGACTCCTTGGTACACTAACAATAAACAGGTATACatattacttatttttcttttatggtATATATTTTAATTACTTGAAATTAACATTGTACTTAACATTGAGAGCTAATCTAAACGTGGGAAATCTTAATAGGTTGGTGGATGGACAGTTGGCTATGACGGACTATCCTTTGTGACAGTAAGAGGAGCTGGACATCAAGTTCCAACATTCAAGCCAAAGCAGGCTCTACAACTAGTTAGACATTTCTTGGCCAATAAGAAGCTGCCATCTGCCCCGTTTTAGCATTTTCCTTCCTTTTAATTAGTGTTAATCCCGGGTTGTATTATTAAGCCATACTCGTGTAAATGGACAACCATAAACGCATGCAATGGAAATGGAATTCAGCCGATATTATTAGTGTTCAACAATTAAGACCAATTTCCACCAGAAGTAGCTAGAGGGCTTTAATTTATTGCTATTTCGTTTTAACTGATTTAATTTTCGAATCCATCTTTATATAAGCCAACTGGCTTCACAGATATTCCAAAGTTTGGCGATATGCAACATCATGTAATACTTCGTTACTTCTCATTTTCTTTTACATGCGGCAATAATTGGCCATGATGGGAAAAGGTGTTATTTGGACTCATTGGAATTTGTACGTAAGCACGTTAGACGCGTGAAGATGATGATTATGCGCCTAGAACttgatatatatttatatattaatgtCACGAACCAAACTGAtgagccgcgacgggcacccgataccttactcaacctagtaccaacgtaacgtatcattctatcataggtaaatgaaccgaaGTAAAGCAtaagggaaatacaaacttatacatatgacatactggcttataagaccaaaatgattaTTCGTACATTGAacgtaggccgacaaggccatataatcttttacatacacgacatatgtctacaagcctcaaagagtacataaatgtcataaaagtCGGGATAGgtccccgccatactaatcaatacatgtcctaatcatactgaccaaataagcaactccggagcaaatggagcgcaacaacaccttccgctgagttgatagcctacttggagggctctcatcctgtctatcgggacttgcgggcatgaaacgcagcgtccccatgcaaaagggacgtagtacgaataatgtaccaagtatgtaaggcacataaatgcAAAAGGGAcgtagtacgaataatgtaccaagtatgtaaggcacataaataaatatataacaaatatggaagaaatatagagtaaatgactcaacctgtaagtctggataactctgtaaattatgaaataattataatgtcatgcatatgcgtataaatttcatgtcgtgcataggtacatgttttatAACattcatcaagcctctgagggcatcccatcatatcatctcggccactgtgggtaaaatcatcaacatataccagctgatcaagtataacgtcataacctttctcatatcccatatatatatatatatatatatatatatatatatatatatatatatatatatatacatacatacacacacacacacacacacacacacacacatatatatatatatatatataacgccatctggtcatgggtcaatgtatatgtataaatgcatgaaatacataaggaatacgttaataagattttctcaaaatttcataaaaatcaatatgtctttcggataaactttatcaaatacgtatttttttgagacccatgaaaagaagatataataaaaattcacatggggaatcaagaatatggatacccctagtatttttatgaatagagtcatttatggaatttgtacATTTGTTCTTTTCGTTCGTGTcttatagatcatgccaaaaagaaaaaagggttagctttaacatacttgagccgattcttttaacaatccctctaatacacgtCAATTGCGATAAAATATGTAATGAtgagatcgaagtagggaaaagccgtatgatattcttaagaaagattgcaccgtactcctttagaatcgcaaaatctcgttGCATCTTCACTTAGCATTCTTGGACGTTGGTGGACTTGGTTTTGATTGCAAGACTTTTCTAACTCTGATTGGGAGGTTCAATAACGTTGCTAGAGTCTCTTCTTATGCATAAATTAATGCATCCAACTCCTATTAATGAAAATTGTATTTATTTACCATATTTGGTCCAACAAATTCATGTTTGATTCATTTTGTGCCATCTCCTCCTTTAGGCTTGATTAGTTGGCAATTTGTTGTCACACTAATATATCCCCACATGTATAGGTGTCCCCTTATAATTATCCAACAAATTTCACTTAAATATTTATCCACaaatccaataattaatcaattacccacttaattaagaattatctcaaattacataaaatactactcacttttaatacaaattatataccttactattatagtcatatggtaccttgtatggcactagtcatAGGACATGACTATCATATCATAGTCATATAGTCAtagggtattttagctcgggccatattttatcccaagatatcaaacttcgatgaaatttATTTCCTTCGATTCTCTtactctctcaccttcacgaatttatttatCGCGTGTTTGAAATagtgtaatacttataatctcgaAATAATCTCATTGCCCAACTTATgccgattaacttacgacgaaactttaacgtacgaaaatgcataATGTAATCTCACTTCCGAACtctcatcaatttacttatggcgtacttccacgtatgaaaacatggggtgtaacaatcaatctatattattataaaagtgagAAGCTTAAAAATTAAAGTCCTTCCAAATAAcctatttattatatttaaaaaataaagaaaatagaaaaaaattaatattttaaagtgtcCTTTATTAAAAAGTTATGTCCTTTCTATTTATGGAGTCTACTGTCACGTTCTTAGTCGTCAACTAAGTACATGTGTGGCACTTGACAACTCACTCACAATCTTGCCCAATTTACttacgttcttgctatgccaagtcagccttactacacgcaggattgctaagagaatggtagaaagaacacaagagaattgttaaagaaaactttgtattagagagaacttgaattgtttgcttggtgattttacaaatgaatgccccctatttatactaatcacctAGGGCTAGTGTGTAGATAATAATTATTCCACAAGTCCTTTCATATTTACAAATAAGTACACTCTCTAGAATCTTCTATATAGCTAGAATCTTCTAAGGACTTTCCTAGTAATCCCATAGGGTTCTATGGTCTTCCTAATGAAACCTCTATATTTTTCTAGAACTTTCCTACAAGTGCATAAATATGTAGAGCTTTCCCAAGGAAATTCTCCATATATAGTTCTAGAATATTCCACCAAGATCTAGTCCCTAACTTATGTAACCCTTTCATATGGCAAAAATATATGTCAAGTGACACCTACGTGGCATGATAATGTGGCGGGTCATGATACTATGCTATTGTGATTGAGTGTTTAAGGCCATAATCAAATTTTGGAATTAAAAAAATTCCAAGATATATTAAGTCATAACATTAGTTTATAAATTAGAAAAATTAATTATGGGAAACCCAAAACTAaagaattaaattatttaaataccctttaatttaaatattttataaataaaatatttaaagaaaaatacCAATTTATTTGAAGGGTTGTAATTCTTCATCTGAGTATTAGTTACTGATGTTCAGCCATTGCCGGCTTTTTACTAAGAACAGTGAAATAATTGGCCTTAAAGCTAATGAAAAATGGAGGAAGCAGGAAACcctaaattaaaaaattgaatacTAAAttatacttttaattaatttaaattcccTATTTAAGAAAGGAAACACTAATGCCTAACGGCATAAACCTGACGCCTAGCAGGTTCAAGCGAAGAGTTGCCACCGTTTTGTGGTTGAAAACGTACCGTTTCTTTCAGTTACGTTTCTATTTTGGGTATGCCTGACACGTGATAGTGAAGACAAGTAGGAGATGAGTCAGCAGATGATTGATACCATGTGACTAGTATTGCAAAAATTCTGAAGGCCTCTTGGGGAAGAGAATTTGAAAGCAAGGTACCAGTTGAAGATGACAGTTGAAGATGACAGTATTAAAGGAGCAGTCGTTACAGAAAATCATAACATTTATCCTCAAACGTTATGTATCCATCAAGAGGGGATTTTATTCATCTTTAAGAAGAGTATGATTTGAGGATTTTATCTCCTCAAATTTAACTATAAGTAGTGATATTCGTACTCGTTGAAGGATACAAAATATTTCTATTACAAAAGGCTACTATTCTTCTTCCATTTTGAAAATACtttatattattgttattaaGGTTTGCCAGTTGTCTTAGTTCCGGTGAGATCACTCTAAAATCCGAGCTTGTTCTTTCTTCAAttatctttattttattccttttatactgtgttattttattttatcagaTTAATTTAATCTACGTATCTATAAACTatgttacaaattcaattgtacctATTTATGGTAAACAAATTTACATTTGAAACTTAATCTTATCTACAAAAAGGGGAGAGATAAGGGGTGTGTTTGATATAAAAGAAactatttttcatgaaaaatattttcctaaaaatattttcgTGTAAAAATGaatggttttatcacttattttttcttgtttaattggtgagtaaaaaatatttttcagtgcttggttaaagagtataaaatattttttatgttacTCTCATTACCCTCATTTCCCCAAATCCCCGTGTTTTCTGCCCTCCCCACCCACCCCTTCCCCCAACCCCAACACCCCAAACACCCAATGTaggactctattttcttcaataaTTTAATTGTCGTTTTAAAGGttcacacaaacccaaaggaactaaaGTAGTGCTTTACTTTTTTCTGCAAAAACAAAGTGTAAATTTTTGCTctataactaaaaagaaaatacttttttttagttaaaaaggAAAGTCctatttctacaacatgaaaagaaggtactcattttgttgaaatgaaataaaatacctTTATCATAAATTgaaaatacttattttgttgaaataaaagaaaatacgttttactacatcattttattaaaatgaaaaagaaagtactctatcTACGACATCAAAAGAAAGTACTCGATACTCATAATAAAATTGATTTATTTAGGGTAGGGGGAGTAGGGGGATAGGGGTGGGTTGGTGGGAATTGATGGGAATGGGGAATAAGGTGAGGAGATTgaaaaggagttttggaaaatgtctTCCTTTCACTTGACAGGGAAAACTTTCCTTCAATTAGAAGAAAATAAATtcacaagaaaaatatttttcagaactTTTAAGCCAACCAAGCATgacaaaattgaaaaatatttttctttgtaccAAATACACCTAGGAAGTCCTATTTTCTTCCAAATACTGTTATCATCTAACAAATGGACATAGTTGATTTGTTTGAGAAGCAGATTCGGGTTTATGGAAAAGGGGAAAAAACAAATACGTGTATTAGCATGCAATAATCTATTGGACTGTGCTTATATATTTGTAATATATAATGACGTGATATAGAAAATTAGCATGAAACTGAAACAATGgatattaaaaaataaagaattaaTCATAACAATCAACACGGAAATCTATTATTCCAGTCACTCACCCTATGTACCTAATTCATAAATTTTTTTGTTCCCTTTCTCCTTTCCTAGTAACCCGCCTTTTCATATCTTACTTGTCCAGACAACCTGGTCTTTATATATATtactgaaaatttgaaaaaacaaaagaaagaaaggaacaaTTAAACATTAAGAGCCAAAGAAATTACATAGTATTTCTTGTGAGAATTGGGTCACGTACGCCTGGAAAGTTTGACTTGTAATCCATATTTGAGATACATAGTCAAAGCCATTTTGGGTGAAACAGGATGACCTTCGACTACCTTGACATTGTAACGGTAGAGAATGGATGCAGCGACGAATTTCATCTGATAGTAAGCAAAATCTTTGCCTAAACAAAGGCGAGGTCCTCCATTGAAGGCTGTGAAGCGATATGCGGATTCGGTCATGTAGCGGCCATCTCTCAGCCACCTCTCTGGTTTGTATTCTCTACAATCTTCCCCCCATATCCCTTCCATTCTTCCCATTGTATAGATTGCATACACTACCTTTGTTCCCTTTTTCAGTACTGTCCCGTCTGGGAATACGTCGTCTTCAACTACCTACATAACAAACCAAACAATTGATCGATGAGCAAAGAATGGAAAGACCCTTATATGCCAGTTACGTTCaactagttttttctattttgacTTTAATAGCGTACAGCTTGGATGTTTCTATTCTTGGAACATCGATGCCCAATTGATCATTTCAGGAAGTCATATACCTTTTTCTCTCCAACCAACAAATTGTTAGAATAGTTGAACTAAATAAAGAACCTAAAAACACTTCACCTCTACCGgtcaaaagagaaaaataaaagaaacaagacGTCCACTTCTCTAAAGAGGACCATCAAACACTGGCGGAGCCAGGATTTTCATTAaggggagtcaaaatataaaaaataaactcaccaagaagtcaaggggtgtcattatatagtatatatatacatatttttaaaaaaattaccgagctatacagtgtaattttctgGCGAAGGGGTGTCAACCGATACCCCTTTggtgcatgtggctccgccactacCATCAAGGCATACACTATACGAAtaaatactccatccgtttcaaattagatgaggtactttcctttttagtctattccaaaataaatgacacatttttaaatttgaaaataattcaactttaaactcttcattttattcattttacccttaatgaaaagtttttataatcacacaaatgtcatggcccacaaagcttttacctcTTAAGCTTTTACAATCACATGTTTCaaaacttttcttcttttttcttaaactccgtactgAGTCAAACTATCTCGTCTAAATTGAAACATGGGAAAATGCTACTATTAAAATtaaaagtccctgaaggataaagTTTACATCTACTGCTAAAATTATAGACTAGTATGATCAAATATAAACAGTTAGATTTTTATTAAAATAGGAATACTTAAATAAAATAGTGTTCACGTGTATTTTATGCAGAAGGTGGGAAAGTTTTACCTCTTTGTGATCAACTGGAACAGAAGGATACAATCTGAGAGCTTCTGAAAGAGCAGCTTGTAGATATTCCATTTGCTTGATCTCTTTGGGCTTGAAAATCAAAGGACTTTCCTTAATGGCATCCTCTGATCTTTCATTCAAAATCTTAGAAATCTCAGCCAAAATTCTTTCTTCAACCTCCGGATTACGATTCAAGAGCCAGAAAAACCAGCTTAATGCAACTGAAGAAGTGTCTCTTCCAGCAAGAATGAAGTTGACACAAATATCTCTCAATAACTTACCCGAAAATGGCTTTCCTTGTTCATCTCTTAGCCCCATGAACACTGTTAAAAGATCCGATCTTTTTTTGCTACTCTCATCTTCTAAAGAAAGCTCTTTCTTTCTAGTTTTGATAACTTCATCAGCAAATTCATTCACTTTCTTCAATGAATGCTTCAACGTCCTCTCTGTTCCTAACCCAAGCCACCTCATGGTTTTCCAGACAAGCGTGGGTGTGACAAACCGGAGAATGGTTGCCTCGGTTGCTGATTCGAAAGCTTTGGCGAATTGAATTTCAGGTAATCCAGGGTGGAGACACCCTGGATCAACCCCGAAAGCAATCATGCATACATTATCGAATGTGAGCCTAAGGAGAACATCTTGAAGATCAATAGGGATTGATTGCTTCATTGAATCTTCCAAAACAGGTAAGAGCCTAGAATGAACAAGCTCCAGCAACGAATCAGTAGTCATTTTCCTAAAGTTAGCAGAATGGAACTCAATGCTGGCTGTTTTCCTCTGTTTCTGCCAAATCTCATCATCTGCACTGAATATTCCATCTCCAAGTAGGTCCCTAACAGTGCTTCTAAAGTATTCACCTTTAGGGAAATTTGAGAATTTTGTCTTGAGAAGATACTCAAGATTCCGAGGATCGGATGTCACCACACAGTTGAGGTTGGTGAACCATGGACCTCGGAACGTAAACGTCCCATTCATCCGACAAAGAACATCAGAAATCCACTCATACATGTCTTTCCGTAACCCTAAAATCAAAGAAGGCAACATCCCTACTAGTGGCCAATTTGGTAATCCTTGTTTCTTCCCCTGCCTTAAAGAATGTATACAAATGAAAACAACAAAGGCTAGGAATATTTCCATCATTTGTATCTCTGGCAACAGAAGAAAACTTGTGTTGGGGTTAAAATATGCAAACAAGGATGTGGAGGATGAACAAGTCATGTTAATGGTGTTCAATGAATTCATCATGTTGTACCTATGCAGGGAGTGGTTGTTTTGGTGTGATTCTACTGCTAGAAATATACTAGTTGTTATAAGGGGGAGGTGTATAGTTTGTGTTTTCTTGGCGTGCTTAAGTTTGCACTATCAGCAGTTTTGATTTGGTGAGCTGAAAATAGAATAGAGGTTTTCTCACAATATTTGGGTCTCAACTATTTGGTGCTTGGTCCTAATTGATTTCAATCACTTTTCTTGTAAAACAGGGTTTTGATCAAAAATCAATTTTTGGAAAGAGTGGAAATAAAGACATGTCTTATTAAAGCTTATGGGGTTGACCATACTTGGAAGGTTTTTGCATTAGAGTGGGTGAGATAGTTAACCTAAGTATAATTGAGTCTGTCGCACACGTTTTGCAGGCcattaattatttgttttttcAGTTCGTTCAGGGGGTTTTGTGCTAATGTGCATACTAAAATTTTCAGGTGTGTGGTTTAGCTACAAAAACTTTTGGTTTCGTGTTTACCTTTTTGTACTGGTGACACGTCGAAACTATTCCTTTTTGGTTAGTTTCTGGGCAATTGTCCACGTGTGTAGCTGAGCTGCCTGATTCGGGTCAGCCCATTAACCCGCGCAGGTTTTATGAACCGGAtccttcccttttttcttttttaaatttaaacTAGTATTAGTACTCACGCGATGCGCGGACACAAATTATGTCAAATTGTAATCTATGTtgtttgaattatgtgcaaataaccttaaaatataaacttttcatataaaaattatataacattagatattaattttgaagcaagatatgaaattattattcaaatctcgtagtagacaacttttattttttttgtagcaACCTATTCCCTTGATTTTAGTACTTGTATTTCATTTCGgtgtcaatattaaaaaatactaaatatgtcATGTTGTGATCTGTGTTATTTGAGCACattatatcatattattttaagaaaattcttATTATCACTTTGTTTTTGACTGAaagtcaaatatgtcttattcatcacatcattttatgcaaattatttttttttttgttcttttcttatagttattgtattatttattatttaatattattatactgtcatataattttttattagcttaataatttaattaatatcttgcttattatcttTTGAATAgtctttaataaatataaatattttattcttgaaatttggtatatttttatgcttGTATCCTCTTATTCGGaattttttaatcatttaaatttatcagtaatatttttaaatataatttaattatttaatttatttatttttcaattaatttaaagtataaatcacactacctttatttttttatacatctcttccctact is a genomic window of Nicotiana tabacum cultivar K326 chromosome 16, ASM71507v2, whole genome shotgun sequence containing:
- the LOC107768510 gene encoding serine carboxypeptidase-like 34: MLQYFYIPLLLLVVLNFGVVAISEKALGEQEADRVNRLPGQPPVSFKQYAGYVTVNETHGRALFYWFFEATTNPHNKPLLLWLNGGPGCSSIGYGEAEELGPFFTQKNKPELKFNNFSWNKAANLLFLESPVGVGFSYTNTSSDITELGDTVTAQDSYKFLVNWFRRFPQFKSHEFYIAGESYAGHYVPQLAEQIFDNNKKVIKEDYINFKGFMVGNALMDDETDQKGMIEYAWDHAVISDHLYHSIKRVCNFSLEHPGDDCDDLLNQYFDVYKIVDMYSLYAPKCVNSNFSTTPLPTIPGVAPKSFSRIEGWHKRPTGYDPCLSDYTEMYMNRPDVQAALHANVTKIPYRWTHCSDNITFWSDAPSSMLPIIKKLIDGGLRVWVYSGDTDGRIPVTATRLTLRKLGLKINEDWTPWYTNNKQVGGWTVGYDGLSFVTVRGAGHQVPTFKPKQALQLVRHFLANKKLPSAPF
- the LOC107768511 gene encoding cytochrome P450 86B1-like, with protein sequence MMNSLNTINMTCSSSTSLFAYFNPNTSFLLLPEIQMMEIFLAFVVFICIHSLRQGKKQGLPNWPLVGMLPSLILGLRKDMYEWISDVLCRMNGTFTFRGPWFTNLNCVVTSDPRNLEYLLKTKFSNFPKGEYFRSTVRDLLGDGIFSADDEIWQKQRKTASIEFHSANFRKMTTDSLLELVHSRLLPVLEDSMKQSIPIDLQDVLLRLTFDNVCMIAFGVDPGCLHPGLPEIQFAKAFESATEATILRFVTPTLVWKTMRWLGLGTERTLKHSLKKVNEFADEVIKTRKKELSLEDESSKKRSDLLTVFMGLRDEQGKPFSGKLLRDICVNFILAGRDTSSVALSWFFWLLNRNPEVEERILAEISKILNERSEDAIKESPLIFKPKEIKQMEYLQAALSEALRLYPSVPVDHKEVVEDDVFPDGTVLKKGTKVVYAIYTMGRMEGIWGEDCREYKPERWLRDGRYMTESAYRFTAFNGGPRLCLGKDFAYYQMKFVAASILYRYNVKVVEGHPVSPKMALTMYLKYGLQVKLSRRT